Proteins found in one Xenopus laevis strain J_2021 chromosome 1L, Xenopus_laevis_v10.1, whole genome shotgun sequence genomic segment:
- the LOC121393530 gene encoding uncharacterized protein LOC121393530 — MFINFLCLVVQQHIEEQQQVEAICARDTQVEAICATHTQVEDFCTSDTLDENNDEEYIILETVECPDVLTCAGNEAEQLETNICEQHASGSAAYHETTPESPQATAPQRSTGPFSARRRTPGRGKPSTGNSDLLENVNKLARLHIALEQKKIKLLSRHMTRLQQFQAQTLEKVEQQNQMLRETNIFLRQLSECRHGAAVCSSTAVQTDEPVQTDEPARAPEQSAPVTSRGGCTRGRRRIRPPRLPDL; from the exons atgtttattaattttttatgtcTAGTTGTTCAGCAACACATTGAGGAACAGCAGCAGGTGGAAGCCATCTGTGCAAGAGACACCCAGGTGGAAGCCATCTGTGCAACACACACTCAGGTGGAAGACTTCTGTACATCAGATACCCTAGATGAAAATAATGATGAAG aaTATATAATACTGGAGACAGTTGAATGTCCAGATGTTCTAACCTGTGCTGGAAATGAAGCAG aacAACTTGAAACTAATATCTGTGAGCAACATGCCTCTGGATCAGCAGCATATCATGAAACTACCCCTGAAAGTCCCCAGGCAACAGCACCCCAAAGGAGTACTGGACCATTTTCAGCGAGAAGGCGAACTCCTGGACGGGGAAAGCCGTCTACTGGCAACAGTGATCTACTTGAAAATGTCAATAAATTAGCAAGGTTACATATTGctctagaacaaaaaaaaataaaactattgtcAAGGCATATGACTCGTCTTCAGCAATTTCAGGCCCAAACACTTGAGAAAGTAGAACAACAAAATCAGATGTTAagagaaacaaacatttttttaagacaACTATCTGAATGCAGGCATGGAGCTGCAGTATGCAGTAGTACTGCAGTTCAAACAGATGAGCCAGTTCAAACAGATGAGCCAGCAAGGGCACCGGAGCAATCAGCCCCAGTTACTAGTAGGGGTGGTTGTACAAGGGGTAGGAGACGTATTAGGCCCCCTAGGCTTCCAgacctttaa